A single genomic interval of Juglans regia cultivar Chandler chromosome 1, Walnut 2.0, whole genome shotgun sequence harbors:
- the LOC108992697 gene encoding strigolactone esterase D14: MVLLENGIISTAMNSKIIGSGSEVIVLAHGYGGDQSVWDKILPSLAQHCRVLVFDWTFSGAVEDPNLYDPVKYSSYDAFADDLISLLDEMNLQSLVFIGHSMSGMIGCIASIKRPELFKRLVLIVSSPRYINMDDYEGGFGNSDIDQIISNIESNYQNWTSAFASLVVDAKDPLSVDKFAKCLKRMRPEVALPLAKIVFQSDEREVLEKVITPCTIIQTTNDCVVPNSVALYMQKKIKGKSTVEMIEGDGHFPQLTAHLQLLEVLGRVLGFDLSRD, translated from the exons ATGGTACTGCTAGAAAATGGCATCATCTCAACTGCCATGAACTCAAAAATCATTGGCTCGGGCAGTGAAGTCATAGTTCTAGCACATGGGTATGGAGGAGACCAGTCTGTCTGGGACAAAATCCTGCCCTCCTTGGCTCAACATTGCCGTGTTCTTGTCTTCGACTGGACCTTTTCTGGTGCTGTCGAAGATCCGAACCTCTACGATCCTGTCAAGTACTCTTCGTACGATGCTTTTGCCGATGACTTGATTTCTCTCCTGGATGAGATGAACCTTCAATCCTTGGTTTTCATCGGGCATTCCATGTCTGGCATGATTGGATGCATCGCTTCCATCAAAAGACCTGAGCTCTTTAAGAGGCTCGTACTCATTGTATCTTCTCCAAG GTACATAAACATGGACGATTACGAAGGCGGATTTGGGAACTCGGACATTGATCAGATCATCTCAAACATTGAATCCAATTATCAAAACTGGACCTCAGCCTTTGCTTCTCTTGTAGTCGACGCAAAAGATCCCCTCTCGGTTGATAAGTTTGCAAAATGCTTGAAAAGAATGAGACCCGAAGTGGCACTTCCCTTAGCCAAGATTGTATTTCAAAGCGATGAACGAGAGGTTCTTGAAAAGGTGATTACACCATGCACAATCATCCAGACCACCAATGATTGTGTCGTCCCAAATTCAGTGGCACTCTACATGCAGAAGAAAATCAAGGGAAAATCGACTGTGGAGATGATAGAGGGTGATGGGCATTTTCCACAGCTAACTGCTCACCTCCAGCTCCTTGAGGTGCTAGGGCGTGTCCTGGGTTTTGATCTTAGTcgtgattaa
- the LOC108992699 gene encoding nudix hydrolase 20, chloroplastic-like isoform X2, translating into MARSCTLLLSHKFQNSFVPSLCISKASPAFPMRTSTPFPSRFLTHTCFKSKSTTLSVSAAGTSFTWDDVLRISQPESLPDDPSDISGFFQKVKICNRGSEMQSEFLPFVIEDQIVGYLHNGFAQHLRRFKDVFIFPRDDSYGGRIGAHVTLHPMLGKPEDRTGAVGDVVKCLGEELIPGIRNELYPVTSSFGSRVFFSLERAAAPYFGIKAYGVHMNGYVERDRQKLLWIGKRSQGKATFPGMLDHLVAGGLPHGISCAENLVKECEEEAGIPRSIANEAIPVGAVSYMDIDGYRYKRDVLLCYDLKLPESFRPENQDGEVDSFKLIPARHVANVIRRTQFFKPNCSLVIIDFLFRHGYMKPEHFGYLDLLQSLRSGDCS; encoded by the exons ATGGCCCGCAGTTGCACTCTTCTCCTCTCTCACAAATTCCAAAACTCGTTCGTTCCCTCCCTCTGCATCTCTAAAGCTTCTCCTGCTTTTCCCATGAGAACTTCGACACCGTTTCCATCACGTTTTCTCACTCACACTTGCTTCAAATCCAAGTCCACTACTCTTTCAGTATCCGCCGCCGGTACTTCCTTCACTTGGGACGACGTCTTGCGAATTTCTCAACCGGAAAGCCTTCCAGACGATCCTTCGGATATCTCGGGATTCTTCCAGAAGGTCAAAATCTGCAATCGTGGATCA GAAATGCAATCCGAGTTCCTTCCATTTGTCATCGAGGACCAAATCGTTGGTTATCTTCATAATGG TTTCGCTCAAcatttaaggagattcaaggaTGTCTTCATTTTCCCTAGAGATGATTCTTATGGAGGACGCATTGGTGCCCATGTGACCTTACATCCAATGCTGGGGAAACCCGAGGATAGGACTGGTGCAGTTGGAGATGTGGTCAAATGCTTGGGGGAAGAACTGATTCCAGGTATACGGAACGAG CTTTACCCTGTGACATCTTCCTTTGGTTCGCGTGTCTTTTTTTCACTGGAACGTGCTGCAGCTCCCTACTTTGGAATAAAG GCTTATGGAGTTCACATGAATGGCTACGTTGAAAGGGATAGGCAAAAACTTTTATGGATAGGGAAGAGAAGTCAAGGGAAAGCTACTTTTCCAGGGATGCTTGATCATCTAGTTGCTGGAGGACTG CCTCATGGGATTTCTTGTGCGGAGAATCTTGTGAAGGAATGTGAAGAGGAGGCAGGAATTCCCAGATCCATAGCTAATGA AGCTATACCAGTAGGCGCTGTTTCCTATATGGACATTGATGGCTACAGATATAAGAGAGATGTTCTACTTTGTTATGATTTGAAGCTTCCTGAAAGTTTTAGACCCGAGAATCAAG ATGGAGAGGTGGATAGCTTCAAGTTGATTCCTGCGAGACATGTAGCCAATGTCATTCGCAGAACACAGTTCTTCAAGCCAAATTGCTCTCTTGTCATCATTGATTTCTTGTTTCGACACGG ATACATGAAACCTGAACATTTTGGATACCTGGATCTACTACAAAGTTTGAGGAGTGGGGATTGCTCCTAA
- the LOC108992699 gene encoding nudix hydrolase 20, chloroplastic-like isoform X1 produces the protein MARSCTLLLSHKFQNSFVPSLCISKASPAFPMRTSTPFPSRFLTHTCFKSKSTTLSVSAAGTSFTWDDVLRISQPESLPDDPSDISGFFQKVKICNRGSEMQSEFLPFVIEDQIVGYLHNGSRSFAQHLRRFKDVFIFPRDDSYGGRIGAHVTLHPMLGKPEDRTGAVGDVVKCLGEELIPGIRNELYPVTSSFGSRVFFSLERAAAPYFGIKAYGVHMNGYVERDRQKLLWIGKRSQGKATFPGMLDHLVAGGLPHGISCAENLVKECEEEAGIPRSIANEAIPVGAVSYMDIDGYRYKRDVLLCYDLKLPESFRPENQDGEVDSFKLIPARHVANVIRRTQFFKPNCSLVIIDFLFRHGYMKPEHFGYLDLLQSLRSGDCS, from the exons ATGGCCCGCAGTTGCACTCTTCTCCTCTCTCACAAATTCCAAAACTCGTTCGTTCCCTCCCTCTGCATCTCTAAAGCTTCTCCTGCTTTTCCCATGAGAACTTCGACACCGTTTCCATCACGTTTTCTCACTCACACTTGCTTCAAATCCAAGTCCACTACTCTTTCAGTATCCGCCGCCGGTACTTCCTTCACTTGGGACGACGTCTTGCGAATTTCTCAACCGGAAAGCCTTCCAGACGATCCTTCGGATATCTCGGGATTCTTCCAGAAGGTCAAAATCTGCAATCGTGGATCA GAAATGCAATCCGAGTTCCTTCCATTTGTCATCGAGGACCAAATCGTTGGTTATCTTCATAATGG TTCTCGCAGTTTCGCTCAAcatttaaggagattcaaggaTGTCTTCATTTTCCCTAGAGATGATTCTTATGGAGGACGCATTGGTGCCCATGTGACCTTACATCCAATGCTGGGGAAACCCGAGGATAGGACTGGTGCAGTTGGAGATGTGGTCAAATGCTTGGGGGAAGAACTGATTCCAGGTATACGGAACGAG CTTTACCCTGTGACATCTTCCTTTGGTTCGCGTGTCTTTTTTTCACTGGAACGTGCTGCAGCTCCCTACTTTGGAATAAAG GCTTATGGAGTTCACATGAATGGCTACGTTGAAAGGGATAGGCAAAAACTTTTATGGATAGGGAAGAGAAGTCAAGGGAAAGCTACTTTTCCAGGGATGCTTGATCATCTAGTTGCTGGAGGACTG CCTCATGGGATTTCTTGTGCGGAGAATCTTGTGAAGGAATGTGAAGAGGAGGCAGGAATTCCCAGATCCATAGCTAATGA AGCTATACCAGTAGGCGCTGTTTCCTATATGGACATTGATGGCTACAGATATAAGAGAGATGTTCTACTTTGTTATGATTTGAAGCTTCCTGAAAGTTTTAGACCCGAGAATCAAG ATGGAGAGGTGGATAGCTTCAAGTTGATTCCTGCGAGACATGTAGCCAATGTCATTCGCAGAACACAGTTCTTCAAGCCAAATTGCTCTCTTGTCATCATTGATTTCTTGTTTCGACACGG ATACATGAAACCTGAACATTTTGGATACCTGGATCTACTACAAAGTTTGAGGAGTGGGGATTGCTCCTAA